From a single Candidatus Thermoplasmatota archaeon genomic region:
- a CDS encoding LysE family translocator: MRTGINLSVYEILAVLGLTVFLSLTGVMMPGPVFAATVVKGSEDAKAGIPIALGHGVIEFPLMVGVFYAASWLEDSWLLAVIGIVGGLFLLLMGYQMIRFREGEGEEYMPYSSFVTGMVTTLTNPYFFLWWATVGFSLIVMAAAYGVIIIIVFAVVHWSCDLVWDTLVSYTVNRSKKFWTPKTRTGVFVVCGGLLILFGFYFIVSGFIGF, translated from the coding sequence ATGCGGACAGGTATCAACCTCTCCGTGTACGAGATCCTCGCCGTGCTCGGGCTCACCGTATTCCTCTCGCTGACGGGTGTCATGATGCCAGGCCCCGTCTTCGCGGCCACTGTCGTAAAGGGGTCCGAGGATGCCAAGGCCGGCATCCCCATAGCCCTGGGACATGGCGTCATCGAGTTCCCCCTGATGGTGGGAGTGTTCTACGCGGCCTCTTGGCTTGAGGATTCTTGGTTGCTGGCGGTCATAGGCATCGTCGGCGGACTATTCCTTCTCTTGATGGGATATCAGATGATAAGGTTCAGAGAGGGCGAGGGGGAGGAATACATGCCATACTCCTCGTTTGTGACGGGAATGGTCACAACGCTCACGAACCCGTACTTCTTCCTGTGGTGGGCGACCGTCGGCTTCAGCCTGATAGTCATGGCCGCCGCCTACGGTGTCATCATCATCATCGTCTTCGCCGTCGTCCACTGGTCCTGCGACCTGGTGTGGGACACGCTCGTCTCCTACACGGTGAACAGGAGCAAGAAGTTCTGGACGCCGAAGACAAGAACTGGCGTGTTCGTCGTCTGCGGAGGCCTGCTCATCCTCTTCGGATTCTACTTCATCGTCTCCGGGTTCATCGGCTTCTGA
- a CDS encoding C25 family cysteine peptidase, which produces MIDKRVFSVAVCFALIATAFAAASFGGETEVTQSEEQYPADDPTTNLKETNNRNRPSGGEPRTPRLTSTYDYVIITTNAIVASSDRLEHFVHLKELYGHDVLVVTETDFDSLTGEAPNGRAEKIRQWLLDNHGPMGIEYVLLIGDPDPDDPTDPGDSVGDIPMKDTMYGYFNWDHSDIPTDMFYADLDGDWDLDDDGYHAEPVDIANPLSPDPTINTDYFSARWTGYVYCDFDQQYEFQTFTDGGVKLWIDGDLIIDNWDNLTEHPPTSNTAPRVMTAGNHDIKLEYKEHIGDGIMRLYYRTTVGKADPTYVGRQIIPVDHLRNEADTAAGLTGRYYNNIDLSGSPDLVRPDNEVIDYIWATGDIGPGGPENDANVWVGRIPVYDDDYDQLDHILGKMIQYETDPGDISWRESILLPMSPLTDTTPAYQYGEEVLNDYAIAAGFDYYRIYKEDYAPVGGPTPELWPTSKDSVENEWKNGYGVITWWTHGSTTSASDIFDSGRAPNLDDSKPTFTYQASCGNAKPESSGNLAYALLKNGGIATIGATRGSTGSRGNWTYDPTSMANPNFGYAYNRGIIQDGWPAGKALVEAKKPTTKVTTNELNYNLFGDPETYLLYTVPNYPPVASVAGPVIVNEGETILFDASGSYDPEGDPLEYRWDLDNDGNWDTSWSTSPTATLTLGDDYMGEAMVEVRDELGLTGSDVVDVTVLNVNPTIEDVKAYILVDFTLRAAGEKWHNVEMYVYEDGTQIGYAEVVRYPGSPDDQAQTLVDVECDVTRVITVKVVYTPLDDPVNGQVWGASPVWVNVSFEDGGYNLTQHNFNVRHPDRWEWILGVNQFFVGHDITFEADATDPGSDDLTFTWNWDDLSPDDAATYYNDGVGPDPYPSTDGTYPFAASDAQTHAFMAADTYNVTLTVTDDEGGSTSIVITIILV; this is translated from the coding sequence ATGATTGACAAGAGAGTTTTCAGCGTTGCAGTGTGTTTTGCACTCATCGCAACAGCGTTTGCGGCGGCATCCTTCGGCGGAGAGACGGAAGTCACGCAGAGCGAAGAGCAGTATCCAGCAGACGACCCTACAACGAACCTGAAGGAGACCAACAACCGCAACCGTCCTTCAGGAGGGGAGCCCAGAACCCCGAGGCTCACGTCCACGTATGACTACGTCATCATAACGACGAACGCCATCGTGGCCAGCAGCGACAGGCTCGAGCATTTCGTGCACCTGAAGGAGCTCTACGGACACGACGTTCTAGTCGTTACGGAGACAGACTTCGACTCCTTGACGGGAGAGGCCCCGAACGGGAGGGCCGAGAAGATAAGGCAGTGGCTGCTTGACAACCACGGGCCGATGGGCATAGAGTACGTCCTGCTGATAGGCGACCCCGACCCCGATGATCCAACCGATCCCGGGGATTCTGTGGGCGACATACCCATGAAGGATACCATGTACGGCTACTTCAACTGGGATCACAGTGACATACCAACCGACATGTTCTACGCCGACCTCGACGGCGATTGGGACCTCGATGACGATGGATACCACGCCGAACCGGTCGACATTGCCAATCCGCTGAGCCCGGATCCCACCATCAACACGGACTACTTCTCTGCCAGGTGGACCGGATACGTGTACTGCGATTTCGACCAGCAGTACGAGTTCCAGACCTTCACGGACGGCGGAGTAAAGCTCTGGATAGACGGAGACCTGATCATCGATAATTGGGACAATCTCACCGAGCACCCGCCCACCAGCAACACTGCACCGAGGGTCATGACCGCAGGCAACCACGATATTAAGCTAGAATACAAGGAGCACATCGGGGACGGCATCATGAGGCTCTACTACAGGACGACCGTGGGCAAGGCAGACCCAACATACGTCGGTCGTCAGATCATCCCGGTGGACCACCTCAGGAACGAGGCGGACACGGCCGCCGGGCTGACGGGCAGATACTACAACAACATAGACCTGTCGGGCAGCCCAGACCTGGTCAGACCTGACAACGAGGTGATTGATTACATCTGGGCGACCGGCGACATAGGCCCAGGCGGACCCGAGAACGACGCCAACGTCTGGGTCGGAAGGATACCCGTCTACGACGACGACTATGACCAGCTGGACCACATCCTCGGCAAAATGATCCAGTACGAGACGGACCCAGGCGACATAAGCTGGAGGGAATCCATCCTTCTGCCGATGTCGCCGCTCACCGACACCACGCCCGCCTATCAGTATGGCGAGGAGGTGCTCAACGACTACGCGATCGCTGCGGGGTTCGACTACTACCGGATATACAAAGAGGACTATGCCCCGGTCGGAGGGCCGACGCCTGAGCTGTGGCCCACCTCCAAAGACAGTGTAGAGAACGAATGGAAGAACGGGTACGGAGTGATCACGTGGTGGACCCACGGCAGCACGACCTCCGCGTCCGATATCTTCGATTCCGGCAGGGCTCCCAACCTCGACGATTCGAAGCCGACCTTCACATACCAGGCCTCGTGCGGAAACGCAAAACCAGAGAGCAGCGGCAACCTTGCCTACGCGCTCCTCAAGAACGGGGGGATAGCGACAATCGGGGCGACGAGAGGCTCCACAGGATCGCGCGGCAACTGGACGTACGATCCCACGTCGATGGCGAATCCCAACTTCGGCTACGCCTACAACCGCGGCATCATCCAGGACGGCTGGCCTGCGGGGAAGGCCCTGGTCGAGGCCAAGAAGCCGACGACAAAGGTGACAACGAACGAGCTGAACTACAACCTCTTCGGCGACCCGGAGACGTATCTCCTGTACACGGTGCCGAACTACCCGCCCGTTGCGAGCGTGGCGGGGCCGGTCATCGTGAACGAGGGCGAGACGATTCTCTTCGACGCTAGCGGGTCCTACGATCCCGAGGGAGATCCCCTCGAGTACAGATGGGACCTCGACAACGACGGGAACTGGGACACCTCCTGGTCAACTAGTCCGACCGCGACGCTCACGCTCGGGGACGACTACATGGGAGAGGCTATGGTGGAGGTGCGAGACGAGCTCGGCCTCACAGGCTCCGATGTGGTCGATGTCACAGTGCTCAATGTGAACCCGACGATCGAGGACGTGAAGGCATACATCCTGGTCGACTTCACGCTCCGCGCGGCGGGGGAGAAGTGGCACAACGTTGAGATGTACGTTTACGAGGACGGGACGCAGATCGGCTACGCGGAGGTCGTTCGATATCCGGGAAGCCCGGACGATCAGGCACAGACGCTCGTGGACGTGGAATGCGACGTGACGAGGGTAATCACTGTGAAGGTCGTGTACACGCCGCTCGACGACCCTGTCAACGGGCAGGTCTGGGGCGCGAGTCCCGTATGGGTGAACGTCTCGTTCGAGGATGGCGGGTACAATCTCACGCAGCACAACTTCAACGTGAGGCATCCCGATAGGTGGGAGTGGATCTTAGGGGTGAACCAGTTCTTCGTCGGACACGACATCACATTCGAGGCCGATGCGACGGACCCGGGAAGCGATGACCTGACGTTCACGTGGAACTGGGATGACCTGTCACCGGACGACGCGGCGACGTACTACAACGATGGAGTGGGACCAGACCCGTATCCCAGCACGGACGGAACGTATCCGTTCGCGGCGTCAGATGCTCAAACGCATGCGTTCATGGCGGCAGACACGTACAACGTCACACTGACAGTCACGGACGACGAAGGCGGATCGACCTCGATAGTGATCACGATAATCTTGGTCTAG
- the sdhA gene encoding succinate dehydrogenase flavoprotein subunit, with translation MRKHDVVIVGGGLAGLRAAIETSREVDTAIISKIHPLRSHTGAAQGGIAAALGNETPDSIEEHAFDTVKGADYLCDQDAMEVLINEAPKNIYELEHMGVAFSRTPEGKIAQRPFGGHSKPRACYAADWTGHTLLHTLYEQSLRQRMTFYDEWFALSVALVNGTCAGVTALDMKTGRIEAFSAKSVIFTTGGYGRAFKITSNAAANTGDGLGMFLHAGLPLEDMEFVQFHPTGLYQHGILVTEGARGEGGYLLNDKGERFMENYAPEKMELAPRDVISRAMQTEVNEGRGIGGSDFLHIDLRHLGKETILEKLPQIHTLALDFVGVDAIKDPIPIQPTAHYSMGGLPTTIDGNVISDVKNTPVAGLFAAGECACVSVHGANRLGTNSLLDAVVYGKQAGIAARDHAKGTQFVNFPDEHLREVESDVTSLLAADGKESAPKLLTNLQNAMTRLCGIYRVKEDLELCIERIKDLMERFQNIGTADKGRIFNTELIDTIQTRNILEFSEVMAVGALAREESRGAHYRTDFPKRDDKDWLKHTMAWMENGKIRLDYKPVVITKWEPQERKY, from the coding sequence ATGAGAAAGCACGACGTTGTGATAGTTGGCGGCGGTCTGGCGGGCCTTCGGGCAGCCATAGAGACGTCGAGGGAGGTGGACACCGCCATCATCTCGAAGATCCACCCGCTGAGGTCGCACACGGGTGCCGCCCAGGGAGGCATAGCGGCCGCACTGGGGAACGAGACGCCCGACTCGATAGAGGAGCACGCGTTCGACACGGTCAAGGGCGCGGACTACCTCTGCGACCAGGACGCGATGGAGGTCCTCATCAACGAAGCTCCGAAGAACATCTACGAGCTGGAGCACATGGGTGTCGCCTTCAGCCGCACGCCTGAGGGCAAGATCGCGCAGAGGCCCTTTGGCGGGCACAGCAAGCCGAGAGCGTGCTACGCTGCGGATTGGACGGGGCACACGCTCCTGCACACGCTGTACGAGCAGAGTCTCAGGCAGAGGATGACATTCTACGATGAATGGTTCGCGCTTTCCGTCGCCCTGGTGAACGGGACCTGCGCGGGCGTGACGGCCCTGGACATGAAGACCGGCAGGATCGAGGCCTTCAGCGCCAAGTCCGTCATCTTCACCACGGGGGGGTACGGGCGAGCCTTCAAGATCACGTCCAACGCGGCGGCGAACACGGGGGACGGCCTCGGTATGTTCCTCCACGCTGGACTCCCGCTCGAGGACATGGAGTTCGTTCAGTTCCACCCGACGGGACTGTACCAGCATGGCATACTCGTCACCGAGGGCGCACGCGGCGAGGGCGGGTACCTGCTCAACGACAAGGGCGAGAGGTTCATGGAGAACTACGCCCCGGAGAAGATGGAGCTGGCTCCGAGGGACGTGATATCCAGAGCCATGCAGACGGAGGTCAACGAGGGTCGCGGGATTGGCGGGAGCGATTTCCTGCATATCGACCTGCGGCACCTGGGGAAGGAGACGATACTGGAGAAGCTGCCTCAGATTCACACTCTGGCACTTGACTTCGTCGGCGTGGACGCCATCAAGGACCCAATACCGATTCAGCCTACCGCCCACTACTCGATGGGCGGGCTCCCGACAACGATAGACGGGAATGTGATCTCGGATGTCAAGAACACCCCTGTCGCGGGGCTGTTCGCGGCGGGAGAATGCGCCTGCGTCTCCGTCCACGGGGCGAACAGGCTCGGCACGAACTCGCTGCTGGACGCCGTTGTCTACGGGAAACAGGCGGGGATAGCCGCCAGAGACCACGCGAAGGGGACGCAGTTCGTGAACTTCCCGGACGAACACCTGAGGGAGGTCGAGAGCGACGTAACATCCCTGCTCGCAGCCGACGGCAAGGAATCCGCCCCGAAGCTGCTGACGAACCTGCAGAACGCGATGACTCGGCTCTGCGGGATATACAGGGTCAAAGAGGACCTGGAGCTCTGCATCGAGCGGATCAAGGACCTCATGGAGAGGTTCCAGAACATAGGCACCGCAGACAAGGGCAGGATCTTCAACACGGAGCTCATCGACACTATACAGACGAGGAACATCCTGGAGTTCTCGGAAGTGATGGCCGTTGGCGCACTGGCGAGGGAGGAGAGCAGGGGCGCGCACTACAGAACGGACTTCCCGAAGCGCGACGACAAGGATTGGCTGAAGCACACGATGGCGTGGATGGAGAACGGCAAGATCAGGCTGGACTACAAGCCCGTTGTTATCACCAAATGGGAGCCGCAGGAGAGGAAGTACTAG